The following are encoded together in the Clostridium sp. BJN0013 genome:
- a CDS encoding tyrosine-type recombinase/integrase, with protein sequence MKKRRQNGEGSIYQRKDGRWAASFTVGINPLTGKPKRKVLYAMSEKEIIKKVRKFTRDFERIDFAKEELTLKQWINIWLIEYKKNSLKPRSFQRYYGIYKNYIETSAIGDSKLKDLKASQIQEFINCIDTSANNIKYIVRLIKSSLTEALNQDYIVKNPCNAVVLPHIKKIKKKKFLTIDEQNKLTKYLLEHIHEGYNLMIYFDLSTGLREGELLGLEWHKINFKEDTIYVNETYSKQAIYNENNEVTGYVKTLADTKNDEVRYVPIPKKLFSLLKSKHKEFLKEKVKNPKKYKKMDLVFCNKNGDFLNDKTPLRAVKKVYKKLNISSDLTFHSLRHTYATRLYEQSGDLNVIQALLGHIDIDTTRKTYVHVSEERKKEATSLLDNFLD encoded by the coding sequence ATGAAAAAGCGCAGACAAAATGGAGAAGGATCTATATACCAGAGAAAAGACGGCAGGTGGGCTGCATCTTTCACTGTGGGAATTAACCCTTTAACAGGAAAACCAAAAAGGAAAGTATTATATGCAATGTCTGAAAAAGAAATAATTAAAAAAGTAAGAAAGTTCACCAGAGACTTTGAAAGAATTGACTTTGCCAAAGAAGAATTGACGCTAAAGCAGTGGATTAACATTTGGTTAATTGAATATAAAAAGAATAGTTTAAAGCCAAGGTCATTCCAAAGATATTATGGAATCTATAAAAACTATATTGAAACATCAGCTATAGGAGATAGCAAACTTAAAGATTTAAAGGCAAGCCAGATACAAGAATTTATCAATTGCATTGATACTTCAGCAAATAATATAAAATATATAGTGAGATTAATCAAATCATCACTAACCGAAGCTCTTAACCAGGATTATATTGTTAAAAATCCATGCAATGCCGTTGTCCTCCCTCATATCAAGAAAATAAAAAAGAAGAAATTTTTAACTATAGATGAGCAAAATAAACTAACAAAATATTTATTAGAGCATATACACGAGGGCTATAATCTCATGATTTATTTTGATTTATCTACTGGATTAAGGGAGGGTGAACTTCTAGGTCTTGAATGGCATAAGATCAATTTTAAAGAAGATACGATATATGTTAATGAAACTTATAGCAAGCAAGCTATATATAACGAAAATAACGAAGTTACTGGTTATGTAAAAACTCTTGCAGATACCAAAAATGATGAAGTAAGATATGTACCAATTCCTAAAAAATTATTTAGTTTATTAAAATCTAAACACAAAGAATTTTTAAAAGAGAAAGTTAAAAATCCTAAAAAATATAAAAAAATGGACCTGGTATTTTGCAATAAGAATGGAGATTTTTTAAATGACAAGACTCCACTCAGAGCAGTAAAAAAAGTATATAAAAAATTAAATATATCCAGTGATTTGACCTTCCATAGTTTAAGACATACATATGCTACTAGACTTTACGAACAAAGTGGTGACTTAAATGTAATTCAAGCTCTACTTGGGCATATAGACATAGACACTACACGAAAAACTTATGTCCATGTATCTGAAGAACGAAAAAAAGAAGCAACCAGTTTACTGGATAACTTCCTTGATTGA
- the serS gene encoding serine--tRNA ligase, whose product MLDLKRIRNNPEEIKKQLLNRGEDFELSIIDEVVSLDEKRRKILVEVEALKNKRNQDSGEIAKIKRTGGNADTLVLEMKQVSDDIKEYDIQLSEINDKIEYIMLRIPNIPHPAVPEGKLDEDNVEIRRWMEPTKFEFQPKAHWDIGTNLNILDFERGGKVAGSRFTFYRGLGARLERAVVSYYLDFHTEKHGYEEILPPYMVNRTSMIGTGQLPKFEEDAFRVANNDFFLIPTAEVPVTNFYRNEILKGEDLPIKHVAYSACFRAEAGSAGRDTRGIIRQHQFNKVELVKFTKPEQSYDELEKLTNDAEDVLKGLKIPYRVVKICKGDLGFTATLKYDIEVWMPSYNRYVEISSCSNFEDFQARRVNIKYKETPKDKPKYIHTLNGSGVAIGRTVAAILENYQQDDGSVLIPEVLKPYMGGREMIK is encoded by the coding sequence ATGTTAGATTTAAAAAGGATAAGAAATAATCCAGAAGAAATAAAAAAACAACTTTTAAATAGGGGAGAAGATTTTGAACTATCAATTATTGATGAAGTAGTATCTTTAGATGAAAAAAGAAGAAAAATTTTAGTTGAAGTAGAAGCTTTAAAAAATAAAAGAAATCAAGATTCTGGGGAAATAGCTAAAATAAAAAGAACTGGTGGAAATGCAGATACTTTAGTTTTAGAAATGAAACAAGTTTCGGATGATATAAAAGAATATGATATTCAGTTATCAGAAATAAATGATAAAATAGAGTACATAATGCTTAGAATACCTAATATCCCTCATCCAGCAGTTCCAGAAGGAAAACTGGATGAGGATAATGTAGAAATTAGACGATGGATGGAACCTACTAAATTTGAATTTCAACCTAAAGCTCACTGGGATATAGGTACAAATCTTAATATACTTGACTTTGAAAGAGGAGGAAAAGTAGCAGGCTCTAGGTTTACTTTTTATAGGGGGTTAGGAGCACGACTTGAAAGAGCTGTTGTATCTTATTATTTAGATTTTCACACCGAAAAACACGGATATGAAGAGATATTACCACCTTATATGGTAAATAGAACCAGTATGATTGGTACAGGACAACTTCCAAAGTTTGAAGAAGATGCTTTTAGGGTAGCAAATAATGATTTTTTTTTAATTCCAACTGCAGAGGTTCCAGTAACTAATTTTTATAGAAATGAAATATTAAAAGGAGAAGATCTTCCAATAAAACATGTTGCATATAGTGCATGTTTTAGAGCCGAAGCAGGTTCAGCAGGAAGAGATACTAGAGGGATTATAAGGCAACATCAATTTAATAAGGTTGAGCTTGTTAAGTTTACAAAACCTGAACAATCTTATGATGAACTTGAGAAATTAACTAATGACGCAGAAGATGTACTTAAGGGATTAAAAATTCCATATAGAGTAGTTAAGATATGTAAGGGAGATCTTGGATTTACAGCTACACTTAAGTATGATATAGAGGTTTGGATGCCAAGTTATAATAGATATGTAGAAATATCAAGTTGTAGTAATTTCGAAGATTTTCAAGCAAGACGAGTTAATATTAAATATAAGGAAACTCCAAAGGATAAACCAAAATATATTCATACATTAAATGGTTCTGGAGTAGCTATAGGGAGAACTGTGGCAGCCATTTTAGAAAATTATCAACAAGATGATGGAAGTGTATTAATTCCTGAAGTATTAAAACCATATATGGGTGGAAGAGAAATGATAAAATAA